The genome window tagcattagcattttccaatgctaatgctcttaggtATTGCACCTGGTGCATTGGCTCAATTCTCTCTCACAAAAAGTTTTACtctactttttaaattttacttttaacttATTCTAACTTGTGGATaacttttggttttgttttttttttttttggtttttttttttggtcattagTATCAATTTTTTGTCAGTGgattaaaaagaatttattcTTCTCCTCCAATCATCCTCAAGAATGGTAATGTCATGGAAAAAGTTTTCACGACTTGAAttattcctatatatatatatatatatatatattagataggACTAGGAGTTTTGCATTTTCCTTCATAGAAAAGCTTTCCTAGTAAGGCTAGTATTATTTCTGTGAAACTCTATTGTTTATCTTGGCTCATAAATTCCATTAATGCCatagaaacaaacaaaccatATTTAGAATCTAGAATAGTATTGTCATGAACTCATGGGAATATAAAATATGCCCTGACTTTGTCACGACTTGACTTAATTAAACTTGACTTAATTAATAGATTAAAGCTTTGCATTTTCCTTCATAGAGAAGTTATCCAACTGCTACTTGTCATATTTTGTGAAACTCTGTCTTAGTTCATAAATTCCCATTCCCTAAAATCCAACAAATTATACTGGTAACCAAACCTGCCCCTCAAATTTTAAGCTTGAGCTTCTTTTGTATTTCAATGGCTCAACGTTCATGGTCTGACCTACCAAGAGATCTCATCGATCGTATATTTAGACGCCACTTGAATATAAGGAGGATAGACCCAAAGGATCTTGCAAGATGTAGCCTTGTCTGTACTACTTGGAGATGCGTTATTGGTAATACCATCTTAGAGTTCTTTCTATTATTAAGGTTTTCTTGAATTATAAGATCGTTATGTTTATAGGCTATTATTTGGAATCATGATTAAGGTAAGTCTTTTAAACCCAGAAAAACAAGTTTGTAGTTCGATTAATGTTTTCGTATTGATCTAATCGATTGTACTTTTCCAAGAGCCTTTCCTATATATGGGTTTGGAAATTGGGTTGAAGTTGTTCACTTGTTCAAGCCAGAGAAAATTGATCATTTTATCCATTTTCATTAGGATGTTTTTATAAGAGCTCAGATAAATGAGATGCAATCTTAAAGTTGTCTAATTCATCATCTTTGTGTAGACTCTCACTAGTTTTTatttcagtttcttcttttcattattaaatCAGTCACTAAAACTGCGGATTTGGTGGTCTAACAGCTGATATTTGGGGCAAGAATTTATCTTTGTTGAGTTCAGCAAGTGGGTTGATTAATAAGAGAGTTCTAGCTGAGTACCAGAATTTCCAGACAGATCCTCCAGAAGGTTGCAGAGTTAGGTTTGTTGATAGCCTGTTCCATTGGGAAGGAATCATAATTGGTCCCCAAAGTAGCCCTTATGCTGGTGGAGTCTTTCTCTTAGACATCCATTTCTCTGATCAACACCCATTCAAAGCTCCCAAAGTCACGTTCCAAACCAAGGTATATTGACATTTGACAGCCTtcccttttttaaaatttgattatttgCTTTAATTGTCTTCGTAACTAGAAATGAACCttgttatataaaattttactgACAATATTGAGATCAAATGTGTATAGAGTTAAACTTGTTGCACACAAACtgttttacacaattttacataaCCCAAAATGCAATTGACAATTTCTAACTTGGAAATCTTGACTTCAAATCACAATTACAGTTGCTTTTGGGTGTATAATAAACACCACTAATGTGGATAATAGATCATAGAACAAACAATTGGAGCAATAATAAACATAAAGTAAGTTCAAAAGAAATTAGgctataaataataaaataaataaataaagccttCTGGAGGATCACCTTACCTTCATAAAAGGCAGTTATCTTTCAATACAGTATAACAATTGTGATCCGAATCAGGTATAGCAAAAAATTCTTCATGCCTTTCCTTTTAATTTGCAAAGGAAGCCTTCTTTTTAACCCCCAATTTCTGTTTTTGTCTTCCGTGGCTTCTAACAATTGTAATTGCTATGGGAGGGTAAATGGGGGCatactaatatttttccttGTTGTCCAATTCTTGCTTCTTAACATTGGCagaagttattaaaaaaaaaaaaaaaaaatgacatactAATTAAGAAGTTAAAGAGTGTGACTTTGGATAAAATGATGGAAAAGAATACTTGTAATAAATGTTGATTATTTGTTGAGGATCTTTAGCCGACCCCAAATTTTGGGGATTAAAActtggtttttgttgttttatttatcttGTGTGCTTATTTGAGACCTTCCTATGGGATTCTTAAGCTTGTAGTTTAAGAGGTCTTTATGCATGAGCAGTTTAGTGCTAAGAGCCAAAACCATCACACAATCATTTTATTAtgactaaattacaaattataccCCTAAAATTTGGGATAAGTTTGATTTTACCtccaaagtttcaaaaaattgatcTAATCCCCTAGCATTAGGTATTTTCTAGATTTATTCCCTCTCGTTAATTCCCCATGCCTAGCTGTCCATTAAgttcaaaattaatatatatataaaaaatataaaatataaaaacccaAACATAGAGAGTGCAAAGTCAAAACAATCTCAAACATAAAGAatgcaaaatcaaaacaaacacatATATAGAGGGtgtaaaatcaaaacaaattcaaatataaaaggTGTCGTTGGGGTGTCCATTTGGCAGTTCATGGAAAGCTAGACACAATGAATTGACAGACGGGAGCAAATCCAAATAATACCTAACATTGGGGgagtaaattaaaaatttaaaagtttagggtgtaaaattaaaattattgtaaacTGTAGGAATATAATTTGTTAGTCTTTCATTAAATATAATAGTTGATAAGCTGATTGAtcatgatttgattttgttttaatgatatCATTGTGCAACTTTGTAGGTTTATCACCCAAACATTGACCAGCAAGGCAGGTTATGTCTTGAGACATTATGGTGCCCAGCAACAACCATTTCACATGTTCTCCTAGTAATCTATGCACGCTTCAATGACCCTGATCCTGATGACCCTATTGATTTTGAGATTGCTCACATCTATAAGACTCAAAGAATTCAGTTTGAAGAAAAAGCAAGAGCCTGGACCAAGAAATTTGCTACTGCAAGCCAAATAAGTGCAATAGATTGGACCGATTGGTCATAGTTTCTCAGAGGAGCATAAAATTGGGGAGACACCAATGTAGGAGTACAAACAAATATTAGAAGAATGAAACTCTGTGCCCAAAGATAAGTTGCAAATTAACTTAGTTATATGGTTGTTGTTCCTTCTAATTGACTAATTGCTTTCCGAATATTACCTATGTTTTATACAATTAGGCAATTTGACATTAAATAGGTTTTTTGTGTATTTCCATCAAGAATTTTATCATAGGGCTTAACATAATCATTGCGGGTTTTTCTTATTCTAAACTCATTTGTGATTATGTTGCTCTTTCTTTGATCTCTCTTTGAAGATTTATTACTtctactatttttaattttttttattaagttattTGAAGAGTGCCATCCAACTAGTGCAAAAGAAACTTCATTTAGAAGATGGGGAAATAGGGAAATTGATGTATTGTAGccatatgatttttttctttttttcttttttttctaagcAAATCTTCACATTCAAATCATACtttttattcccaaaaaaaaaaaaaaaatctaaataaatcaTCCTAAAGAATAGTAACTCCTTGCCTTTAACATGGTATTTCCAAAACCTATCAAATTGCCCCTGGTGTTCCCAATTCATTTCATAGCCCAAGATTTGGTTAATTTGTATTAAGAAAACTACAGATTGTCATtcttacacaatttttttgaacattgtGCATCTCTCAGATCCCTATTGTTAGTGAATCTAATGAATCCACAATATTTGAAGTAACACCATCACTCATcctgatattgttagggccgttttacgtgcgaacccgacactattacggtccgccacgaatcgtgaccctacaattggcgccgtctgtgggaaaggcttgcgtgttggcgCATGTGGTAGGTTGAAACAGTTCctctgttatttctaaccgttggttatagagttcaggtataaaatctcactaggggctacgtttcttgacgaggggcttggctgaggagctaattcccctaaaagctaaagctcctCGTAAAGaacttggtaacgttaaccgtatagataaactcaaggggcttggctgagtaGCTAACTCTCCTAAAGCTAAAGGCCAGCCAAGGCCCcgtgcaaagagaaaactaggttttggacagaaccaaggcattgtatggtccacggactcaagcctctggggaaaccaactacttggatgatggaaaactaggttttggacagaacaaggcattgtatggtccacggactcaagcctctggggaaaccaactacttggatgatggaaaactaggttttggacagaaccaaggcattgtatggtccacggactcaagcctctggggaaaccaactacttggatgatggaaaactaggttttggacagaaccaaggcattgcatagtcctcggactcaagcctctggggaaaccaactacttggatgatggaaaactaggttttggacagaaccaaggcattgtatggtccacggactcaagcctctggggaaaccaactacttggatgatggaaaactaggttttggacagaaccaaggcattgtatggtccacggactcaaacctctggggaaaccaactacatggatgatggaaaactaggttttggacagaaccaaggcattgcatagtcctcggactcaagcctgtgggaaaaccaactacctggatgatggaaaactaggttttggacagaaccaaggcattgcatagtcctcggactcaagcctgtgggaaaaccaactacctggatgtggaaaactaggttttggacagaaccaaggcattgcatagtcctcggactcaagcctctggggaaaccaaccacctggatgatggaaaactaggttttggacagaaccaaggcattgcatagtcctcggactcaagcctgtgggaaaaccaactacctggatgtggaaaactaagttttggacagaaccaaggcattgcatagtccttggactcaagcctgggaaaaccaactacctggatgtggaaaactaggttttggacagaaccaaggcattgcatagtcctcggactcaagcctctgaggaaaccaactacttggatgaggaaaactaggttttgacaaaccaaggcattgcatagtcctcggactcaaacctctggggaaaccaaccacctggatgaggaaaactaggttttggacagaaccaaggcattgcatagtcctcggactcaagcctgtgggaaaaccaactacctggatgaggaaaactaggttttggacagaaccaaggcattgcatagtcctcggactcaagcctgtgggaaaaccaactacctggatgtggaaaactaggttttggacagaaccaaggcattgcatagtcctcggactcaagcctgtgggaaaaccaactacttggatgaggaaccaactattaaaaaaaaaaaaaaaaaaactatggcacgtaaacctcaaaatccatccgaggatTCCTAGTTCACAAATGGGTTATGTAGACacccaattttataacttgCATTTAACCAATAGGTAGATCTTtagatttgtgatacaaaacaaatcttgatgttCTAACGATCATAATGGTATGTCATAGGTTTTGATCGGACCACCCgatcaaaagttatcatacaagcaattttcaatgatcatggCCTGCCTACACGATGGGCCTGATCACGTCCTAttctaaacacttaattttgattggttctcacaagaattaatttaaaattaatcaagtgtgatttttgattggatttcattttatttcatttttttaaagaaaataataaaaaaatgtttttctttatggcatcttatctgctcttttgaaaaattccggagatatgatccatgaaaaattcaaaaaaaaaaaaagaaaagaaaaaattctcaaaaaacgtcattatcttcagctggaacttgaatcacatttttggtcagaaaaacgttgaaatttggatttctctatttctataaaagttgtagagaattgaatttcctttcaaaaaacatcaatcccgaatcaattggaattttgagcagcAAGTTATGGCCAAAATACGAAACAGGTGCAGAAGACAACATAAATTCagcattatcttcaattttctctcaaaattccaaatgagTTCAACGTCAAATCTGTTCAAGCCTATCTAATAGACTTATCCTTTCCCTTTGCTtcagaagaaatatttttgaaaaataaattgggtaaagaaacagatacagcctatgaaaaaattcaaaaatgctcaaaatacgttactattttcagcagcaatttgaaacacatttttggcatggataacgttgaaatttggctttctctatttctgaaaaagttgtagataattgaatttcctttcaaaaaacacccatcttgaatcaattggaattttgagcggaaaattagagccaaaatacgaagcaggtgcagcatcatttcaaaatttgaatggagatcaacaccaaatccgtccccagctcatttaaacagattatctcctcccttagcttcagaagaaagctaataatttagctttaaagctaagccatcccttcccctataaatagagaagacaTCTTCCATTCTCTGGACCCCGGAATTCCCTCTAGAGAGCTAGtgagaaagcagaaaaaaaagctattgagcaaccattgttcttactttggttgtagttgagtacttccttgctttctccCTAGCCCTTTAGGTGATCAtttccccttttaatttatgctggtaagtagttaacttttttttaattctttatacatgctagaataaatgcttacaaatcattattcacttcttttatactatgcttggatgaacatgcctatgtcttattggttttctcttacatgcttagatgaacatttCTAGGccaatacacaattttcttttgaatgcttagatgagcacttctaggctaaaacacaactttctctttaatacttagatgaacatgtctaggtaattgttttacatttttaaatgcttgaacaaacatgtcaaagtattttgattttgcctagataaacatgtctagggtttttcttttacttctcttcataattgcttggatgatcaaatatgcttaaaggttttatttttatttgcttctctttgcaattatgttgatgtCAAATCacatgacaattttgttttccctcacatgcttagatgaacttgtctaggctaggaattctttatttatattgatctcttggatgaacatgccattaccttcatttttttgttatctaaca of Quercus lobata isolate SW786 chromosome 8, ValleyOak3.0 Primary Assembly, whole genome shotgun sequence contains these proteins:
- the LOC115955216 gene encoding ubiquitin-conjugating enzyme E2 11-like, with protein sequence MAQRSWSDLPRDLIDRIFRRHLNIRRIDPKDLARCSLVCTTWRCVIADIWGKNLSLLSSASGLINKRVLAEYQNFQTDPPEGCRVRFVDSLFHWEGIIIGPQSSPYAGGVFLLDIHFSDQHPFKAPKVTFQTKVYHPNIDQQGRLCLETLWCPATTISHVLLVIYARFNDPDPDDPIDFEIAHIYKTQRIQFEEKARAWTKKFATASQISAIDWTDWS